TGTCGTAATTCCCACAGATTTAATATTGAGATCCAAATACTTGTGGGTAGGGTTATGACTCTCCATGGATCGTTCGAAGTGACTCAGTGTCTCACTCTCCATGGATCGTTCGAAGTAACTCAGCGTCTCGCTTCTACGGTCGCTCGACAGGTCGCGTTCTAAATTGAATCTAAAGACGATTGTTGTATTATGTTTCCTGTATGCAATTTATTGACCAGAGGGCTGCCTGTGGCAAGCCGGATTCGCCCCGGTTTTCTTACGCCCTGCTCACGTTAGCTATGAAATTTGCTAGCTGCGATGACAACCCCGTTGCACCTGAGTTTATTATTCGCCCCAATTTTCTTACATCGAACTCAGGTTCAATTAGGAATCTAAGTGGTCGTAGATCCAAGAATCTAAGGACCAAGAACCTCCTCCGAAAAGTAAAAGTGAAATTCCCATAGAAACCGAAAGAATGTGGTATTCGAATCCTTCTCCGTTTTGGTTACCGAACCAGTTCATAAAAAAACCGATTTCTTTATGAGTCCATCCTGCAACTGCTAAAGTACATGTAATCCCAAATGCGGAAAGCCTTGTGCAAAGACCTAATAAAATGCCGATTGATCCGAAAAATTCAGATACGATTGCTAATATAGATAAGATGACCGGAAACTGAGCGGTATTTACCAGATAATCCATGGAAGCTTCGTAGCCCAGACCTCCGAACCAACCTAAAAGTTTTTGAGCTCCGTGTGGAAAAATACATATTGAAAGCCCGAGTCTAAGCAAAAGAGGAGAAAGCGATTCTTTTGTTGAGAAGAAATTCTGAATCATAGTGATAAACTCCAAAGTATTCTTTTCGTTGATGAACTTTTAAAAAT
Above is a window of Leptospira kirschneri serovar Cynopteri str. 3522 CT DNA encoding:
- a CDS encoding DoxX family protein produces the protein MIQNFFSTKESLSPLLLRLGLSICIFPHGAQKLLGWFGGLGYEASMDYLVNTAQFPVILSILAIVSEFFGSIGILLGLCTRLSAFGITCTLAVAGWTHKEIGFFMNWFGNQNGEGFEYHILSVSMGISLLLFGGGSWSLDSWIYDHLDS